A region of Brevundimonas sp. NIBR10 DNA encodes the following proteins:
- the crtY gene encoding lycopene beta-cyclase CrtY, whose protein sequence is MSVPDPAFDLILVGGGLSAALIAWRLALDRPEVGLAVIERDGQLGGNHTWSFFDGDLSEADRAWLAPATPHRWPEGYDVYFPGLSRSLKTPYNSLTSERLHAVVAPLLGDRLIAGEAVEIAPGHVTLADGRTLRAPGVIDARGPTATPHLDLGWQVFVGCTLRLARPHGLTRPTIMDATVGQGDAYRFVYLLPFDAHTVMVEDTYYADTPALDPALIGRRIDAYARSRGWTIEAVMAEEQGVLPIALGGDIDAFWAEGSPVARTGLAAALFHPTTGYSLPDAVAMARMIAALPDLSSAALRKATEARSKALWADRAFYRLLNRMLFRAAEPSQRWRVLRRFYGLSEGVVRRFYAGHSTTLDKARILAGKPPVPIGKAMRQLRDTHAGASL, encoded by the coding sequence ATGTCCGTCCCCGATCCGGCTTTTGATCTGATCCTCGTCGGCGGCGGCCTGTCCGCCGCCCTGATCGCCTGGCGGCTGGCGCTGGACCGTCCCGAGGTTGGTCTCGCCGTGATCGAGCGCGATGGGCAGCTGGGCGGGAACCACACATGGTCCTTCTTCGACGGCGACCTGTCCGAGGCCGACCGCGCCTGGCTGGCCCCGGCCACCCCGCATCGCTGGCCCGAAGGCTATGACGTCTATTTCCCGGGCCTAAGCCGCTCGCTGAAGACGCCTTACAACAGCCTGACCTCGGAACGCCTCCACGCCGTCGTCGCCCCCCTGCTCGGCGACCGGCTGATCGCGGGCGAAGCGGTCGAGATCGCGCCTGGCCACGTCACCCTCGCTGACGGCCGGACCCTGCGAGCGCCCGGCGTCATCGATGCGCGGGGCCCAACGGCGACGCCCCACCTCGACCTGGGCTGGCAGGTCTTCGTAGGATGCACCCTTCGTCTTGCCCGGCCCCACGGCCTGACCCGGCCCACGATCATGGACGCCACCGTGGGTCAGGGCGACGCCTATCGCTTCGTCTATCTGCTGCCGTTCGACGCCCATACTGTGATGGTCGAGGACACCTATTACGCCGACACGCCCGCACTCGACCCCGCCCTGATCGGTCGCCGCATCGACGCCTATGCCCGTTCGCGCGGCTGGACCATCGAGGCGGTGATGGCCGAGGAACAGGGCGTCCTGCCCATCGCCCTGGGCGGCGACATCGACGCCTTCTGGGCAGAGGGATCGCCCGTCGCCCGCACGGGCCTGGCCGCCGCCCTGTTTCATCCGACGACCGGCTATTCCCTGCCCGACGCGGTCGCCATGGCCCGGATGATCGCCGCCCTGCCCGATCTGAGTTCGGCCGCCCTGCGCAAGGCGACCGAGGCGCGGTCCAAGGCGCTGTGGGCCGATCGCGCCTTTTACCGTCTGTTGAACCGGATGCTGTTCCGCGCCGCCGAACCGTCACAGAGGTGGCGGGTCCTGCGCCGCTTCTACGGTCTGTCGGAGGGTGTGGTGCGGCGCTTCTACGCAGGGCACAGCACGACGCTGGACAAGGCCCGCATTCTGGCCGGAAAACCGCCTGTGCCGATCGGAAAAGCCATGCGACAACTCAGAGACACCCACGCCGGAGCCTCATTGTGA
- a CDS encoding phosphoglycerate kinase has translation MTFRTLDDAGSLAGKTALVRVDFNVPMEDGKITDDTRLRVALPTIAKLRDAGARVALLAHFDRPKGKVVPSMSLKPVVDDLEHLLGAPVRFADDCVGDEAKAAIADLDAGGVILLENVRFHAGEEKNDPAFAAQLADIADIYVNDAFSAAHRAHASTEGVAHLIPAYAGESMRRELEALDAALGNPKKPVIGIVGGSKVSTKLDLLKNLVGKLDRLAIGGGMANTFLFAQGVDIGGSLAERDMAETALEILTEAKARGCEILLPVDFIVATEVKPGADSRPVTAGQPLSADDKILDAGPATVARLVDAMTASKTLIWNGPLGVFEVPPFDVATVAVAHHAAALAKAGVLIAVGGGGDTVAALHHAGVVDDMTFVSTAGGAFLEWMEGKPLPGVEALNV, from the coding sequence ATGACCTTCCGCACCCTCGACGACGCCGGTTCCCTCGCGGGAAAGACCGCCCTGGTCCGCGTGGATTTCAACGTGCCGATGGAAGATGGGAAGATCACCGACGACACCCGCCTGCGCGTCGCTCTGCCCACGATCGCCAAACTGCGCGACGCCGGGGCCAGGGTCGCCCTGCTGGCCCATTTCGACCGCCCCAAGGGCAAGGTCGTGCCGTCGATGAGCCTGAAGCCCGTGGTCGATGACCTGGAGCATCTGCTGGGCGCCCCCGTCCGATTCGCCGACGACTGTGTGGGCGATGAGGCCAAGGCGGCCATCGCCGATCTGGACGCCGGCGGCGTCATCCTGCTGGAGAACGTCCGCTTCCACGCCGGTGAGGAAAAGAACGACCCGGCCTTCGCCGCCCAGCTGGCCGACATCGCCGACATCTACGTCAACGACGCCTTTTCCGCCGCCCACCGCGCCCACGCCTCGACCGAAGGCGTCGCCCACCTGATCCCGGCCTATGCCGGTGAATCCATGCGGCGCGAGCTCGAGGCGCTGGACGCCGCGCTCGGCAATCCGAAGAAGCCCGTCATCGGCATCGTCGGAGGATCGAAAGTCTCGACCAAGCTCGACCTGCTCAAGAACCTGGTCGGCAAGCTGGACCGGCTGGCCATCGGCGGTGGCATGGCCAACACCTTCCTGTTTGCGCAAGGCGTCGACATCGGCGGCTCGCTGGCCGAACGCGACATGGCCGAGACCGCGCTGGAAATCCTGACCGAGGCGAAAGCCCGGGGTTGCGAAATCCTGCTGCCTGTCGACTTCATCGTCGCCACCGAGGTCAAGCCGGGTGCCGACAGCCGCCCCGTCACTGCGGGCCAGCCACTGTCGGCCGATGACAAGATCCTGGACGCCGGCCCCGCCACCGTCGCCCGCCTGGTCGATGCCATGACGGCGTCAAAGACCTTGATCTGGAACGGGCCGCTGGGCGTGTTCGAGGTCCCTCCGTTCGACGTCGCCACGGTCGCGGTCGCCCATCATGCCGCGGCCTTGGCCAAGGCCGGGGTCCTGATCGCGGTCGGCGGCGGCGGCGACACGGTCGCGGCCCTGCATCACGCCGGTGTCGTGGACGACATGACCTTCGTCTCCACCGCCGGCGGGGCCTTCCTGGAATGGATGGAAGGCAAGCCCCTGCCCGGCGTCGAGGCGCTGAACGTCTGA
- the gap gene encoding type I glyceraldehyde-3-phosphate dehydrogenase — MTVRVAINGFGRIGRLVLRSIVEHGRTDIEVVAINDLGPVETNAHLFRFDSVHGRFPGTVTTGEDWIDVGTGKIKVTAERDPAKLPHAELNVDIAFECTGIFTTKEKASAHLTAGAKRVLVSAPCDGADKTIVYKVNHDVLTGEDIVVSNGSCTTNALAPVAKVLHDLFGIERGYMTTIHSYTGDQPTLDTMHKDLYRARAAALSMIPTSTGAAKALGLVLPELKGKLDGSSIRVPTPNVSVVDLKVVAGREVTVEEINAALQAAADGPMKGVLAVTTDPLVSTDLNHIAASSTAALPQTQVVDGKLARVLTWYDNEWGFATRMADTALVMSKLI, encoded by the coding sequence ATGACCGTCCGCGTCGCCATCAACGGCTTTGGCCGCATCGGCCGTCTCGTCCTGCGCTCGATCGTCGAGCATGGTCGCACGGACATCGAGGTGGTGGCGATCAACGACCTGGGCCCGGTGGAGACCAACGCCCATCTGTTCCGCTTCGATTCCGTCCACGGCCGCTTTCCCGGCACGGTGACGACCGGCGAGGACTGGATCGACGTCGGCACCGGCAAGATCAAGGTCACGGCCGAACGCGACCCGGCCAAACTGCCTCATGCCGAACTGAACGTGGACATCGCGTTTGAATGCACAGGCATCTTCACCACCAAGGAAAAGGCCTCGGCCCACCTGACCGCCGGTGCCAAGCGCGTCCTGGTCTCGGCCCCCTGCGACGGTGCCGACAAGACCATCGTCTACAAGGTCAACCATGACGTCCTGACCGGTGAAGACATCGTCGTCTCCAACGGATCCTGCACCACCAACGCCCTGGCCCCCGTCGCCAAGGTTCTGCATGACCTGTTCGGCATCGAGCGCGGCTATATGACCACGATCCACTCCTACACCGGCGACCAGCCGACGCTGGATACGATGCACAAGGACCTGTACCGCGCCCGCGCCGCCGCCCTGTCGATGATCCCGACCTCGACCGGCGCCGCCAAGGCGCTCGGCCTGGTTCTGCCGGAACTGAAGGGCAAGCTGGACGGCTCGTCGATCCGCGTACCGACGCCGAACGTCTCGGTGGTCGATCTGAAGGTCGTCGCCGGTCGCGAAGTCACCGTCGAGGAAATCAACGCCGCTCTGCAAGCCGCCGCCGATGGCCCCATGAAGGGCGTCCTGGCCGTGACCACCGATCCCCTGGTGTCCACCGACCTGAACCACATCGCCGCCTCCTCCACCGCCGCCCTGCCCCAGACGCAAGTGGTTGATGGAAAGTTGGCCCGCGTCCTGACCTGGTACGACAACGAATGGGGCTTCGCCACGCGGATGGCCGACACGGCGCTGGTGATGAGCAAGCTGATCTGA
- the rpmG gene encoding 50S ribosomal protein L33, translated as MAKPASIKIRLNSTADTGFFYVTKKNARTKTEKMVVNKYDPVIRKHVEFKEGKIK; from the coding sequence ATGGCCAAGCCAGCTTCAATCAAGATTCGCCTGAACTCGACCGCCGACACCGGCTTCTTCTACGTCACCAAGAAGAACGCCCGTACCAAGACCGAGAAGATGGTCGTCAACAAGTACGACCCGGTCATCCGCAAGCACGTCGAATTCAAGGAAGGCAAGATCAAGTAG
- a CDS encoding DUF5990 family protein, with translation MPAEIILRLTTADPVAGLHYSLQDQKSAPVNACIATDAPLTFDVPVKLSEDGRLTGPFVRREGPTRRFIYIAIGGQAGDGQTCVSRRAKIDVHDIPADMLAQARSGAILGVTLPGRAKDGGPACATVRPLTNWAVVSS, from the coding sequence ATGCCTGCCGAGATCATCCTGCGCCTGACCACCGCCGACCCGGTCGCGGGCCTGCACTACAGTCTGCAGGATCAGAAATCCGCTCCGGTGAACGCCTGTATCGCGACCGACGCGCCCCTGACCTTCGATGTGCCGGTCAAGCTGTCGGAGGACGGCCGCCTGACCGGGCCGTTCGTGCGGCGCGAGGGGCCGACGCGGCGCTTCATCTATATCGCCATCGGTGGCCAGGCCGGTGACGGCCAGACTTGCGTCTCGCGCCGGGCCAAGATCGACGTCCACGACATCCCGGCCGACATGTTGGCTCAGGCCCGATCCGGCGCGATCCTGGGCGTCACCCTGCCGGGTCGGGCGAAGGACGGCGGACCGGCCTGCGCCACCGTAAGGCCGCTGACGAATTGGGCCGTGGTTAGTTCGTGA
- a CDS encoding NUDIX hydrolase has translation MNPAAQPFDAAQDLADAPRVAGPRLRPKDAATLILFRGAAKAPEVLMGRRAQGHVFMASKWVFPGGRIDRSDFTAASATDPSSEALTRLQREVPARRARALTLTAVRETFEETGLMLAEPAPPAAVAGPWREFRAIGALPDLAALTYAGRAITPPGRTRRFDARFFMADVSALLKPEPTAGSGELDEIAWLSLPEALALPLPAITRLILGEAAERRAQPDRIPPFVRMIKGQHIITRE, from the coding sequence GTGAACCCCGCCGCCCAACCGTTCGACGCAGCCCAGGACCTTGCCGACGCGCCACGCGTTGCCGGACCCCGCCTGCGCCCCAAGGATGCCGCAACCCTGATCCTGTTTCGCGGCGCGGCAAAGGCACCTGAGGTGCTGATGGGCCGGCGCGCTCAGGGCCATGTCTTCATGGCCTCCAAATGGGTCTTTCCCGGCGGGCGCATCGACCGGTCGGACTTCACCGCCGCCTCAGCCACCGACCCGTCGTCCGAGGCCCTCACCCGCCTCCAGCGCGAGGTCCCTGCCCGTCGCGCCCGCGCTCTGACCCTGACCGCTGTGCGCGAGACTTTCGAGGAGACCGGCCTGATGCTGGCCGAGCCGGCGCCGCCCGCCGCCGTCGCCGGACCGTGGCGGGAATTCCGGGCCATCGGTGCCCTGCCCGATCTCGCCGCCCTGACCTATGCCGGGCGGGCCATCACCCCGCCCGGCCGGACGCGCCGTTTCGACGCGCGGTTCTTCATGGCCGACGTCTCGGCCCTCCTGAAGCCCGAGCCGACAGCGGGTTCCGGTGAGCTGGACGAGATCGCATGGTTGTCCCTGCCCGAGGCGCTGGCGCTGCCCCTGCCCGCCATCACCCGGCTGATCCTGGGCGAGGCGGCCGAGCGGCGCGCGCAACCTGATCGGATCCCGCCCTTCGTCCGCATGATCAAGGGTCAGCACATCATCACCCGGGAATAG
- the rnr gene encoding ribonuclease R codes for MTKTPKKPASGLPDKEALLAFLREAGEADKSDLARAFGLKGNERRLLREMLRELEAEGKLGKRGRKGFSETGTLPPVGVVDVVERDADGEMYVRLVEASKDAPRALLVPDKTGKVGPAPGMGDRLLVKFERAAEGWEARMVKKLDGDNNRVLGVIRKSNRETRVEPVDRRSKDVLIIPQLLAEDLRDGDLVLAAIEKSEQRYGPKRGKILEHIGKEDDPRAASLIAIHAHGVPTGFSDTVEKEAENQDLPTLKGRDDLRDIPFVTIDPADARDHDDAVYAQRDEDEKNPGGWIVWVAIADVAAYVRPGTALDREARAKGNSTYFPDRVEPMLPERLSNGLCSLKQGENRATLAVRMVFDAQGRKIGHKFHRGLMRSHAKLSYEQAQSAIDGVENGGGTDDTTGPIMEAILYPLWNAYHTMLKGRLKRSPLQIESAERRILMAPDGGIAAIVPRKSLEAHRLIEEMMVQANVCAAETLEQKKTPLIFRVHETPSQEKVFNLADFLTTIGKTWNKGEAPTTKRFNKLLDETRDTPHADVVNEVVLRSQMQAHYSPDNLGHFGLNLDRYAHFTSPIRRYSDLIVHRGLIRALGLGSDGLTDKEIAELQSIAEQVTLTERRSMAAERDAMDRYVAAFLEDRVGATFTGRITGVTRFGLFIRLDETGADGLVPVSSLGNEYFTHDDRAHALVGERSGQRFTLGRMVEVRLKEATPITGGLLFEMLSDPEPRDPNAAAPRLGVRARDRGPGGTSFPKRGKARPGGPKPPSGGRPSGGLKGVRKGKRR; via the coding sequence ATGACAAAGACCCCCAAGAAGCCCGCCTCTGGCCTTCCCGACAAGGAAGCCCTGCTCGCCTTCCTGCGCGAGGCCGGAGAGGCGGACAAGTCCGACCTGGCCCGCGCCTTCGGGCTGAAAGGCAACGAGCGTCGGCTGTTGCGCGAGATGCTGCGCGAACTGGAGGCCGAGGGAAAACTCGGCAAGCGGGGCCGAAAGGGCTTTTCCGAGACCGGCACCCTCCCCCCGGTCGGCGTGGTCGATGTGGTCGAGCGGGACGCCGACGGCGAGATGTACGTCCGCCTGGTAGAGGCTTCCAAGGACGCGCCCCGGGCTCTTCTGGTCCCCGACAAGACCGGCAAGGTCGGGCCGGCGCCGGGCATGGGCGACCGGCTGCTGGTCAAGTTCGAGCGGGCCGCCGAGGGCTGGGAAGCCCGGATGGTCAAGAAACTCGACGGCGACAACAACCGCGTCCTGGGCGTCATTCGCAAGTCCAACCGCGAGACCCGCGTCGAGCCTGTCGATCGTCGCTCCAAGGACGTGCTGATCATCCCGCAACTGCTGGCGGAAGACCTGCGTGACGGCGATCTGGTGCTGGCCGCCATCGAGAAATCCGAACAGCGTTACGGCCCCAAGCGTGGCAAGATCCTGGAACATATCGGCAAGGAGGACGACCCCCGCGCCGCCTCCCTGATCGCCATCCACGCGCATGGCGTCCCGACCGGCTTCTCCGACACGGTCGAGAAGGAGGCGGAGAATCAGGACCTGCCGACGCTCAAGGGCCGCGATGACCTGCGCGACATTCCCTTCGTCACCATCGACCCGGCCGACGCCCGCGACCACGATGACGCCGTCTATGCCCAGCGCGACGAAGACGAGAAGAACCCCGGCGGCTGGATCGTCTGGGTCGCCATCGCCGACGTTGCCGCCTATGTCCGCCCCGGCACGGCTCTGGACCGCGAGGCCCGCGCCAAAGGCAACTCGACCTATTTCCCCGACCGCGTCGAGCCCATGCTGCCCGAGCGGCTGTCCAACGGCCTGTGCAGTCTGAAGCAGGGCGAGAACCGCGCGACCCTGGCCGTCCGCATGGTCTTCGATGCGCAGGGCAGGAAGATCGGCCACAAATTCCACCGCGGCCTGATGCGCAGCCACGCCAAGCTTAGCTACGAGCAGGCGCAGTCGGCCATCGACGGCGTCGAGAACGGCGGCGGGACCGACGACACCACCGGCCCGATCATGGAAGCGATCCTTTATCCGCTATGGAACGCCTATCACACGATGCTGAAAGGGCGGCTCAAGCGCAGTCCCTTGCAGATTGAGTCCGCCGAACGCCGCATCCTGATGGCTCCGGACGGCGGCATCGCCGCCATCGTGCCGCGCAAGTCGCTGGAGGCCCACCGGCTGATCGAGGAGATGATGGTCCAGGCCAACGTCTGCGCCGCCGAGACCCTGGAACAGAAGAAGACGCCCCTGATCTTCCGCGTCCACGAGACGCCCAGCCAGGAAAAGGTCTTCAACCTGGCCGACTTCCTGACCACGATCGGCAAGACCTGGAACAAGGGCGAGGCCCCGACCACCAAGCGGTTCAACAAGCTGCTGGACGAGACCCGCGACACCCCCCACGCCGACGTCGTCAACGAGGTTGTCCTGCGCAGTCAGATGCAGGCCCACTATTCGCCCGACAATCTGGGCCATTTCGGCCTGAACCTGGACCGCTACGCCCACTTCACCTCGCCGATCCGCAGGTATTCCGACCTGATCGTGCACCGGGGCCTGATCCGAGCGTTGGGCCTTGGCTCCGACGGCCTGACCGACAAGGAAATCGCCGAGCTCCAGTCGATCGCCGAACAGGTCACCCTGACCGAGCGCCGCTCCATGGCCGCCGAGCGCGACGCCATGGACCGGTACGTCGCCGCCTTCCTGGAGGACCGCGTCGGCGCGACCTTCACCGGCCGGATTACCGGCGTCACTCGCTTCGGCCTGTTCATCCGACTGGACGAGACGGGGGCTGACGGCCTGGTGCCGGTGTCCTCTCTCGGCAACGAGTATTTCACCCACGACGACCGCGCCCACGCCCTGGTCGGTGAACGCTCGGGCCAGCGGTTCACCTTGGGCCGGATGGTCGAGGTCAGGCTGAAGGAGGCCACGCCCATCACCGGCGGCCTGCTGTTCGAGATGCTTTCCGACCCAGAACCGCGCGACCCGAACGCGGCGGCACCCCGCCTGGGCGTCCGCGCCCGCGACCGGGGCCCCGGCGGGACGTCCTTCCCCAAGCGCGGTAAGGCGAGGCCGGGCGGCCCCAAGCCGCCGTCGGGCGGGCGGCCCTCCGGCGGGCTGAAGGGCGTCCGCAAAGGCAAGCGGCGTTGA
- a CDS encoding type II toxin-antitoxin system VapC family toxin, whose amino-acid sequence MGRVHGSPNRGAARGLVGGGSGPQNARWRPLVPVYLDASILVAIVRNEPTRALLTHFLDPARNVSCVSDLAIAEASAAIAAKGRASNRSAVLLASDFARLDEWAAEFAESVGTVPNDISTAGQLVRNPDIVLRAPDAIHIAAADRLGMTLLTFDRGMARAAATMGVACINPAETSA is encoded by the coding sequence ATGGGCAGAGTTCATGGCTCGCCCAATCGAGGTGCCGCCCGAGGGCTGGTCGGGGGTGGAAGTGGTCCGCAGAATGCGCGATGGCGACCTTTAGTGCCTGTCTATTTGGACGCTAGCATCCTGGTGGCGATCGTCCGAAACGAACCGACCCGGGCGCTCCTAACTCATTTCCTGGATCCCGCGAGAAACGTCTCCTGCGTCAGCGACCTCGCCATCGCCGAAGCCTCTGCAGCCATTGCTGCAAAAGGCCGGGCGAGCAATCGTAGCGCCGTCCTGCTGGCGAGTGACTTCGCCCGACTGGATGAATGGGCGGCGGAATTCGCCGAATCGGTCGGAACTGTTCCGAACGACATCTCCACAGCGGGTCAACTCGTCCGCAACCCTGACATAGTTTTGCGCGCGCCTGACGCAATCCACATTGCCGCTGCCGACCGACTTGGGATGACCCTCCTGACATTTGATCGCGGCATGGCCCGCGCGGCGGCAACTATGGGAGTTGCCTGCATCAATCCCGCCGAGACCTCGGCATGA
- a CDS encoding type II toxin-antitoxin system prevent-host-death family antitoxin produces the protein MASYGVAEAKNNFTHLLDRVEAGESITITRHGKPIAELKAMTPIRPKLTLEERQAKWAEFMARPIEVPPEGWSGVEVVRRMRDGDL, from the coding sequence ATGGCCAGCTACGGCGTCGCCGAAGCCAAGAACAACTTCACCCACCTGCTCGACCGGGTCGAAGCGGGCGAAAGCATCACCATTACGCGCCACGGCAAACCGATCGCCGAGTTGAAGGCGATGACGCCGATACGACCGAAACTGACGTTGGAAGAGCGCCAGGCGAAATGGGCAGAGTTCATGGCTCGCCCAATCGAGGTGCCGCCCGAGGGCTGGTCGGGGGTGGAAGTGGTCCGCAGAATGCGCGATGGCGACCTTTAG
- a CDS encoding DUF465 domain-containing protein, giving the protein MNDDEPFLSEDELALHAEVKLLRQEHADLDASIEALNHMPIPDQLMIARLKRKKLLLRDEIVKIESRILPDIIA; this is encoded by the coding sequence ATGAACGACGACGAACCTTTCCTGTCCGAAGACGAGCTGGCGCTCCACGCGGAGGTCAAGCTGCTGCGCCAGGAGCACGCCGATCTCGACGCCTCCATCGAGGCGCTGAACCATATGCCGATCCCCGACCAGCTGATGATCGCCCGGTTGAAACGCAAGAAGCTGCTGCTGCGCGACGAGATCGTGAAGATCGAAAGCCGCATCCTGCCCGACATCATCGCCTGA